A window from Alkalicoccobacillus plakortidis encodes these proteins:
- a CDS encoding DUF2953 domain-containing protein codes for MIWVWVSILILLLCICAMKVNVSVNYALINQKQSLTLIIKIFSLKIYTYNMPQNKAEVKTEREATTVANESKSKKLNFLTLLMAFQKIKEWETYILRFHKLIRPKFKNVTVHKFQWNTECGLGDAAITAQAIGYLWTAKSMLAGLLSVYLTVPALPELRVAPIYQHQLTQTQFNCMFSFRIGHAIRAGISVLLHWRKRPISKTRSEK; via the coding sequence ATGATTTGGGTTTGGGTCAGTATTCTTATTCTTCTACTTTGCATCTGTGCAATGAAAGTAAACGTGAGTGTCAATTATGCTCTTATTAATCAGAAACAATCGTTAACACTTATCATTAAAATTTTTTCTTTGAAAATTTATACATATAATATGCCTCAAAATAAGGCGGAAGTTAAAACAGAGAGAGAAGCAACGACTGTTGCGAACGAGTCAAAAAGCAAAAAGCTGAATTTCCTCACCTTATTAATGGCTTTTCAAAAAATAAAAGAGTGGGAAACTTATATTTTAAGATTTCATAAACTCATTCGACCTAAATTTAAAAATGTAACTGTACACAAATTTCAATGGAATACAGAATGCGGATTAGGTGATGCCGCTATTACGGCACAAGCAATAGGTTATTTATGGACAGCAAAATCGATGTTAGCGGGATTGTTAAGTGTGTATTTAACAGTTCCTGCTCTTCCAGAACTTCGAGTAGCTCCAATCTATCAGCACCAACTTACACAAACTCAGTTTAACTGCATGTTTTCGTTTCGAATTGGACATGCTATTCGTGCAGGAATATCGGTTCTGTTGCATTGGAGAAAACGTCCAATATCAAAAACAAGAAGTGAAAAATGA
- a CDS encoding acetate kinase, with the protein MSKIIAINAGSSSLKFQLLTMPEEEIVTKGLVERIGLDNGIFQISVNGTKNETITDIPNHEVAVKLLLEKLTGLGIIDSLDEINAIGHRVVHGGELFNDSVLITDEVLAGIESVSELAPLHNPANIVGIKAFKDILPDVPAVAVFDTAFHQTMPEESFLYSLPYDYYKDFGIRKYGFHGTSHKYVSERAAELLDRPIEQLRILSCHLGNGASIAAIQGGKSIDTSMGFTPLAGVTMGTRSGNLDPALIPFIMEKTGQTAIEVLDTLNKRSGLLGLTGFSSDLRDIEEKAAEGDERAETALNVFTSRIHKYIGSYAARMSGVDAIVFTAGIGENSDVIRERVLRGLEFMGVYFDPSLNQVRGKEAFINFPHSPVKVIIIPTNEEVMIARDTVRMSEV; encoded by the coding sequence ATGTCTAAAATTATTGCGATTAATGCTGGAAGTTCATCATTGAAATTTCAGCTATTAACGATGCCTGAAGAAGAAATTGTAACAAAGGGACTAGTTGAGCGTATTGGACTAGATAATGGAATCTTTCAAATTTCAGTTAATGGAACAAAAAACGAAACGATTACAGACATTCCTAACCATGAAGTGGCGGTTAAGCTTTTACTTGAGAAACTAACAGGTCTAGGCATTATTGATTCTCTTGATGAGATTAATGCCATTGGTCACCGTGTCGTTCATGGTGGAGAATTGTTTAACGACTCTGTACTAATTACGGATGAAGTTCTAGCAGGAATTGAGTCAGTTTCTGAGTTAGCACCGCTTCATAATCCAGCTAATATCGTTGGAATCAAAGCATTTAAAGACATCTTACCAGATGTACCTGCTGTTGCAGTGTTTGATACAGCTTTTCACCAAACAATGCCTGAGGAATCTTTCCTTTATAGTCTGCCTTATGACTATTACAAGGATTTTGGTATTCGTAAATATGGTTTCCACGGAACCTCTCATAAATATGTATCAGAACGTGCAGCTGAGCTCTTAGATCGTCCGATTGAGCAATTACGTATTCTTTCATGCCATCTAGGTAATGGAGCAAGTATTGCAGCCATCCAAGGAGGTAAATCAATTGATACTTCAATGGGCTTTACCCCACTTGCAGGTGTGACAATGGGAACTCGTTCTGGTAACCTTGACCCAGCATTAATTCCGTTCATTATGGAAAAAACAGGACAAACTGCTATAGAAGTATTAGATACACTTAACAAACGAAGTGGATTGTTAGGCTTAACAGGTTTCTCAAGTGATCTTCGTGACATTGAAGAGAAGGCTGCAGAAGGTGACGAGCGTGCTGAAACAGCTCTTAACGTCTTCACATCTCGTATTCATAAGTATATTGGATCTTATGCAGCTCGTATGAGTGGAGTAGATGCCATTGTTTTCACAGCTGGAATTGGTGAAAATAGTGATGTTATTCGTGAGCGTGTGTTACGTGGTTTAGAATTTATGGGTGTTTATTTTGATCCATCTCTTAATCAGGTACGTGGAAAAGAAGCATTTATCAACTTCCCGCACTCACCAGTTAAAGTTATTATCATCCCAACAAACGAAGAAGTCATGATTGCTCGTGATACGGTTCGTATGTCTGAGGTTTAA
- the tpx gene encoding thiol peroxidase yields MATITFKDNPMTILGNEVQVGQEAPDFTVLANDLSEFRLADSQNKVRIISVIPSIDTGVCDAQTRRFNEEAGSIDNVEVLTISADLPFAQRRWCAASGLEHVQTLSDHKDLSFGLAYGLVMEELRLLARAVFVIDSKGTIVHAEYVSEGTDHPDYEKAIAAAKTAE; encoded by the coding sequence ATGGCAACAATCACATTTAAAGACAATCCGATGACGATATTAGGGAACGAAGTACAAGTAGGCCAAGAAGCTCCTGACTTTACAGTGTTAGCAAACGATTTATCAGAATTCAGATTAGCTGACTCACAAAACAAAGTGAGGATAATTAGTGTCATTCCTTCCATTGATACTGGCGTTTGTGATGCACAAACACGTCGATTTAATGAAGAAGCAGGGTCTATTGATAATGTTGAAGTCTTAACAATTAGTGCTGATTTACCATTTGCCCAAAGACGTTGGTGCGCAGCATCAGGACTTGAACATGTACAAACTTTATCAGACCACAAAGACCTTTCATTTGGTCTAGCTTATGGATTGGTCATGGAAGAATTGCGTTTGTTAGCGCGTGCTGTATTTGTAATCGACTCAAAGGGGACAATCGTTCACGCTGAATACGTTTCAGAGGGAACGGATCATCCTGATTATGAAAAGGCCATTGCTGCAGCAAAAACTGCTGAATAA
- the argH gene encoding argininosuccinate lyase: MTKLWGGRFTKTAEEWVDAFGASIGFDQALVMEDIQGSLAHVSMLGKCGILSADETDQIKAGLKTLREKAKAGELEFSVQNEDIHLNLEKFLIDEIGPVGGKLHTGRSRNDQVATDMHLYLRNETQTIMEAVRNVQQALLNQASAHVETLIPGYTHLQRAQPVSFAHHLMAYFWMLERDYSRFEDSLKRVNVSPLGAGALAGTTFPIDRAYSAELLGFDGIYENSLDAVSDRDFIVEFLSAASLTMMHLSRLCEELILWSSQEFQFIEMDDAFATGSSIMPQKKNPDMAELIRGKTGRVYGGLFSLLTTLKGLPLAYNKDMQEDKEGMFDAVHTVKGSLKIFAGMIDTMDVRTEVMEKAVHNDFSNATELADYLASKGLPFREAHEVVGKLVLTAINKGVFLLGLTYEDFQQAHELFEKDIYDVLEPKTVVARRNSAGGTGFDQVRIALKKAEAILGVHANT, translated from the coding sequence GTGACAAAACTTTGGGGCGGCAGATTTACAAAAACTGCTGAAGAATGGGTGGATGCATTTGGTGCATCCATCGGTTTTGACCAGGCTCTTGTTATGGAAGATATACAAGGTAGCTTGGCCCATGTCTCGATGCTCGGTAAGTGTGGCATTCTTTCCGCTGATGAGACCGATCAAATCAAAGCAGGACTTAAAACTCTCCGTGAAAAAGCAAAAGCCGGCGAACTTGAGTTTTCTGTGCAAAACGAGGATATTCATTTAAACTTAGAGAAGTTTTTAATTGATGAAATTGGTCCGGTTGGCGGAAAATTGCACACTGGAAGAAGTAGAAACGACCAAGTGGCAACGGACATGCACTTATATTTACGTAACGAAACACAAACGATTATGGAGGCAGTCCGAAATGTACAACAAGCCCTTCTAAATCAAGCGTCTGCTCACGTAGAAACGCTAATTCCAGGCTACACACATTTACAGCGGGCACAACCAGTTTCATTTGCCCATCACTTGATGGCTTATTTCTGGATGCTTGAGCGTGATTATAGCCGTTTTGAAGATAGTTTAAAACGGGTGAATGTGTCACCACTTGGAGCAGGAGCATTAGCTGGAACAACTTTTCCGATCGATCGAGCGTATTCAGCTGAGTTGTTAGGATTTGATGGTATCTATGAGAATAGCCTAGATGCGGTGAGTGATAGAGATTTTATTGTTGAGTTTTTAAGTGCTGCATCGTTAACAATGATGCATCTATCTCGATTATGTGAAGAGCTAATTCTATGGTCATCTCAGGAGTTTCAATTTATTGAAATGGATGATGCTTTTGCAACAGGAAGCAGTATCATGCCACAAAAGAAAAACCCAGACATGGCTGAATTGATTCGAGGCAAAACAGGTCGAGTATACGGTGGCTTATTTTCACTATTAACCACATTAAAAGGACTTCCTCTTGCTTATAATAAAGACATGCAGGAAGACAAAGAAGGCATGTTTGATGCCGTTCATACCGTAAAAGGCTCATTAAAGATCTTTGCTGGTATGATTGATACGATGGATGTTCGGACTGAGGTTATGGAAAAGGCTGTGCATAATGATTTTTCAAATGCAACAGAGCTCGCTGATTATTTGGCGTCAAAAGGCTTACCGTTCCGTGAAGCCCATGAGGTTGTAGGGAAACTGGTTTTAACGGCCATTAACAAGGGTGTGTTTTTACTTGGTCTCACTTATGAAGACTTCCAACAAGCCCACGAGCTGTTTGAAAAAGATATCTATGATGTATTAGAACCAAAAACAGTTGTTGCCAGACGAAATAGTGCTGGTGGAACTGGATTTGACCAAGTTCGAATTGCCTTAAAAAAGGCGGAAGCAATCCTCGGAGTACATGCTAACACATAA
- the ytfJ gene encoding GerW family sporulation protein, with protein MSDHPIQGLMKTAMENLKEMVDVNTIVGDPVETPDGSVIMPISKVGFGFAAGGSEFIIDHKGQSADDHTHPFGGGSGGGVSITPIAFLVVGKSGIKMIHLDSQTHLYERLLDLAPQVTEKIQQMLRSSSHEKGKDPEHPPF; from the coding sequence ATGTCGGATCATCCAATTCAAGGTTTAATGAAAACAGCGATGGAAAATTTAAAAGAAATGGTGGACGTCAATACAATTGTTGGAGATCCGGTTGAAACGCCAGATGGTAGTGTTATTATGCCGATTTCCAAAGTTGGTTTTGGTTTTGCTGCTGGTGGTAGTGAATTCATCATTGATCATAAAGGTCAGTCAGCTGATGACCATACACATCCATTTGGTGGCGGTAGTGGTGGTGGTGTATCTATCACACCAATCGCATTTTTAGTGGTAGGGAAATCAGGCATAAAAATGATCCATTTAGATAGTCAAACACATTTATATGAACGATTGTTGGATTTAGCTCCACAGGTTACAGAAAAAATTCAGCAGATGCTTCGATCATCGTCCCATGAAAAAGGTAAAGATCCAGAGCATCCTCCATTCTAA
- a CDS encoding RDD family protein, with the protein MVNHTASTPLARSRRARLKNQETVVSLNEEQLLLESSEQPVESVEAQQYAGFWVRFWAFLLDMLVLFSLNSLFIRSWFVFLDDGVQSIGPFATLTFIQAGTFFLYFALMTKFFGKTIGKMVLGIKVVSADGSPLTWKQIIFREGIVRLVYHIQIFTISMFMWLYLFVAFVPTKRGLHDLVADTMVVHDKK; encoded by the coding sequence ATGGTTAATCATACTGCGTCTACTCCTCTTGCTCGTTCCAGGAGAGCTCGCTTAAAGAACCAAGAGACAGTGGTATCTCTAAATGAAGAGCAACTTCTACTAGAATCATCTGAGCAACCTGTTGAATCTGTAGAAGCTCAACAGTATGCAGGCTTTTGGGTACGCTTTTGGGCTTTTTTACTCGATATGCTTGTTCTCTTCTCATTAAATAGTTTATTTATTCGTTCGTGGTTTGTGTTCTTAGATGATGGCGTTCAATCAATTGGACCATTTGCTACTCTAACATTTATTCAAGCGGGTACGTTTTTCTTGTATTTTGCGCTCATGACGAAATTTTTTGGGAAAACAATAGGAAAAATGGTGCTTGGTATTAAGGTTGTGTCAGCAGACGGTTCACCACTAACTTGGAAGCAGATTATCTTCCGTGAAGGAATAGTACGTTTGGTTTATCATATTCAAATATTTACTATATCAATGTTTATGTGGCTGTATTTATTTGTGGCATTTGTACCAACCAAAAGAGGATTACATGACCTTGTAGCTGATACGATGGTTGTCCATGATAAGAAATAA
- a CDS encoding argininosuccinate synthase: MSKEKVVLAYSGGLDTSVAVKWLTDKGYDVIAVGLDVGEGKDLEFVKQKAITVGAIQSYTIDAKKEFAEDFVLPALQSHAMYEQKYPLVSALSRPLISKKLVEVAEQTGATAVAHGCTGKGNDQVRFEVSIQALNPDLKVLAPVREWAWSRDEEIEYAKKHNIPIPIDLDNPYSVDQNLWGRSNECGILEDPWATPPEGAYELTAPLDKTPDVADIIEIGFEKGVPVSIDGVAYPLHELILHLNDVAGKHGVGRIDHVENRLVGIKSREVYECPGAITLLNAHKELEDLTLPKEMAHFKPVVEKKLTELIYEGLWFSPLQPTLQAFLKETQKSVTGVVRVKLFKGHAIVEGRKSENSLYNEKLATYTPDDEFDHNAAIGFISLWGLPTKVHSMINKEKKKEVTL, translated from the coding sequence ATGAGTAAAGAGAAAGTGGTATTAGCTTATTCTGGAGGATTAGATACATCTGTTGCTGTGAAATGGCTAACGGATAAAGGATATGATGTCATTGCAGTAGGTCTTGATGTTGGTGAAGGGAAAGATCTTGAATTCGTTAAGCAAAAAGCGATAACAGTAGGTGCTATTCAATCGTATACAATTGATGCTAAAAAAGAATTCGCTGAAGACTTTGTACTTCCGGCACTACAATCACATGCAATGTATGAGCAAAAGTATCCACTTGTATCGGCTCTTTCTCGTCCATTAATCTCTAAGAAACTTGTAGAAGTGGCCGAGCAGACTGGAGCTACAGCCGTCGCTCATGGCTGTACGGGTAAAGGGAATGACCAGGTTCGTTTTGAAGTATCGATTCAAGCTCTTAATCCAGACTTAAAAGTGCTAGCTCCTGTTCGTGAGTGGGCATGGTCACGTGATGAAGAAATTGAATATGCAAAAAAACACAACATTCCAATTCCGATTGATTTAGATAATCCTTATTCAGTTGACCAAAATCTGTGGGGCCGTAGTAACGAATGTGGTATTCTCGAAGATCCATGGGCTACTCCACCAGAAGGTGCGTATGAATTAACAGCTCCACTTGATAAAACTCCTGATGTAGCGGACATTATTGAAATTGGTTTTGAAAAAGGAGTTCCGGTTTCAATTGATGGCGTTGCTTATCCATTACATGAACTGATCCTACATTTAAACGACGTGGCAGGAAAGCATGGAGTTGGACGGATTGATCATGTAGAAAACCGTCTTGTAGGTATTAAATCACGTGAAGTGTATGAGTGCCCTGGAGCTATCACACTTCTTAATGCCCATAAAGAGCTTGAAGATCTAACATTGCCAAAAGAAATGGCTCATTTTAAGCCAGTTGTTGAAAAGAAATTAACAGAACTTATTTATGAAGGACTTTGGTTCTCACCATTACAACCAACACTTCAAGCATTCTTAAAAGAAACACAAAAGTCTGTAACAGGTGTTGTACGTGTGAAGCTATTTAAAGGTCACGCAATTGTGGAAGGGCGTAAGTCAGAGAATTCTCTTTATAATGAGAAACTCGCTACGTACACTCCAGATGATGAGTTTGATCACAATGCAGCAATCGGATTTATTTCACTTTGGGGTCTTCCAACCAAAGTTCACAGCATGATTAATAAAGAAAAGAAAAAAGAGGTTACACTGTGA
- a CDS encoding class I SAM-dependent methyltransferase, with protein MTKTEFNELYRCIDEGAIHLEKQKGITYLEAIAEVGEAIFQEANKTTQHDETEQTLLSILSHIDVESLEKETVRKAFQMTVLKGMKGAVQPHHSMTPDAVSLFASYLINKITSNEKSAIRILDLAVGTGNLLTTVLNHSPLKVEASGFEADETLLHIAFANANLQRHTVELFHQDSLQIALAPSDIVVTDLPIGYYPKDEVASTYTLKAEEGHAFIHHLMIEQGIRSINPGGYALFLVPNFLFESDQAEKLHTYLKEQTTILALLQLPKTMFKDQQHGKSFLLLQKKGEKTTVPRHALLADLPSFDKKEALADMMKQINNWFAEELKL; from the coding sequence ATGACTAAAACAGAATTTAATGAGTTATATCGTTGCATAGATGAAGGAGCAATTCACTTAGAGAAACAAAAAGGCATCACGTATTTGGAAGCAATTGCCGAAGTAGGAGAAGCAATTTTTCAAGAAGCAAATAAAACAACTCAGCATGATGAAACAGAACAAACTCTTTTGAGCATACTAAGCCATATAGATGTTGAGTCACTTGAGAAAGAAACCGTTCGAAAAGCATTTCAAATGACTGTACTAAAAGGAATGAAAGGTGCTGTGCAACCGCATCATTCAATGACACCGGATGCCGTCAGTTTGTTTGCTTCCTATTTGATTAATAAGATTACATCAAATGAAAAATCAGCTATTCGTATTCTGGATTTAGCTGTAGGAACAGGAAATCTTTTAACCACTGTCTTAAATCATTCTCCTTTGAAGGTAGAAGCTAGTGGATTTGAAGCAGATGAAACCCTTTTACACATTGCTTTTGCAAATGCGAATCTTCAAAGGCATACGGTTGAATTGTTCCACCAAGACAGTCTGCAAATAGCATTAGCGCCAAGCGATATTGTTGTCACAGACTTACCCATTGGCTATTATCCCAAAGATGAAGTTGCATCTACCTATACATTAAAAGCAGAAGAAGGACATGCGTTTATTCATCACTTAATGATTGAACAAGGAATACGTTCAATCAATCCAGGAGGATATGCCTTATTTTTAGTACCGAATTTTCTGTTTGAAAGTGATCAAGCAGAGAAGTTGCACACGTATCTTAAGGAGCAAACAACGATCCTTGCCCTACTTCAGTTGCCAAAAACGATGTTTAAAGATCAACAACATGGCAAAAGCTTTTTGCTTCTACAGAAAAAAGGCGAAAAAACGACTGTACCTCGACATGCTTTATTAGCTGATCTTCCTTCTTTTGACAAGAAAGAAGCCTTAGCAGATATGATGAAGCAAATTAATAATTGGTTTGCCGAAGAATTAAAGCTGTAG